The DNA segment tttatgaatatctattattacagttcaattggcgtaatataatttaaataataataataatgacaaatattataagttttactaaataaaattttcatcaaataaagaaacattgtatgtataattcaatatagatCTGGGTTATCAAggtttatataataggaaaTTATGGTATTCCATAATACTATTTCATATATAgtcaatatctatattttattttgaccATATAAAATcggcatgaacactcaattatatatattataacttatgaaaaaatgttatttggcccttttcatattaatggcaaTGCTCCTTTGGGagacatatttttaacttcatCACGAAATTAAGCATACgggatgatacatatattaaattagtatttaagttataaaaaattaaatgcaatgtaatacttagccctaaccccaatatgggttccaaaacataaaactatataaaaaatatgcaaaaattacttcccaatagacaacttcttaacatatattaatcttcgaataatatattaatgaatcattttcttcattatattttttattttttctcttaaacattgtttttgagatcgtttccgaaatccaagtgacgaatactaatataaaaattttaaaaaatgtataatttatttatattcacaaaTTAATCAGTGATgaatatattgtttaattgatttattatttaccttatattCAATTCCCAAGAAAATTGATAATGCAACAATCATAAATGCAATTGGAATTAGTGTCCTTTTTATTACGAATTTTCGTGAATATGTTGGAAGTGATGGAGAATTATTGCATCCAAgactattatattttttttttaaattacaaTAATCATCTGATAATGTAGATAATAATTGATTATAGGGGCTGCCTTCACCATTATAATAATCTTCATTAAGCTCATCATACATTTCAACAAACTTTTTagcattatttaaataattatcgCAACTTGGGTTTTTTTCATGCTCAATATACAtgtcacataataatataaatgcatcataaaaattagacaTATCTATAATACTAATACTCAtcaaattttcttttttatctataagatccttataatTCTCATAAGCATTaacatcatttattttatcattatatttcTCATCactacatataatataattataaaaagggTATATACTTTCGTTTTCATCAGTTCTGATAaagtttaacatataacttaaccatatcataatgtattcaacaatattgatgtTGCTTTTTGCAACAGATACAAAATTAGCAGAATTCTTAAAGAATGcatcaaacaaatataaacatccagcattaattttACCGGTATCATCATCACATTTATAACCAGTACAGTACTCTTCGAAAGCTTTCCCATTTGTAAATTCATAGCTAAATTTAGCGTTCAAATAATCGGGAAGCAAATCCCTTAGTTCCTGGAACTTTTTACACTAAGaaatcatttaaaaacaattaatataacgtgtattattaaaataaagtttaatgatatttatgtaataaaatatcaaaaaatgtaaaggaaactattattattaaaaaatgcatataccacttccttattcattataatggggttttatttttgatttgtaaattgagtatAGGCATGTTCTTTTATATACAATGCCCCCAATATGTGACataaatactttaacccaatatataacaactgtctgtagttaaatatattatatgtttttcaataattaaattaatatagaataataaaataatattattactaaaaaaaggttttatttgtgtttatgataattagctatgttaccttaaatagagagttgcttaatacaatttttattaaatatatatgtaatgaattttatacaaCAAATGaaattcttactaacatctggtacatctttattataaaaatggatatctttctataaagaatttaaagtatttttgaacatagaaaaggaatatatttatatcttatgttttGATGATTGTCcttcaaaaaatttaatgctgtataaatctaaaaaaataaaaattatattattactataatccttaaagtatataaatagtcatttttttaaatatattaaacttttatatacttgtttctaatacaataaaccacagttttactaaaattatagtattttcaaattaagttatttTACTTACATCTCTatgtaaattatataaatttatattgtttttaatgaatgtatataaattcataattaattttaatcagttctataactttatttttattcctacatattccaatttagaagtattctttatttagtaattttataatgttttccatatttttccaCCGTTAAAGTGgtaattagcactgaacacgtatttataagcttaaataagtttttatatgtatatcgcttttaaaataatacttaggaaatgttaaatatataacacataaataattattgatGAAATATAAGtgtaatagaaaactatgagttattatattgtccttttagataggagagataagggacgtatgcttttttaagacaaggatGTAGCCATATAAGATTTACCTATTCTACACAGTTTAattatttcttatattttctacCTTTAAAACTTTCAATTAAtttatacattaaaaataacttagaattgttttctaaatatatacttcgcttttatattttataataaaccatATTTTAAGGAaactatagaattattaatattattttgcttggTACTGGTAGTCTAATGTTATCACATTAAAGCatacttaaataaatgttataatatttcattttatattgtatacATACAATTTAATCTGATAACAccttaataatatatgtaatgaatttataccCATGTATTATATCAAatgaatttaataattttttcgtatttaatactttatctattgttattactattattattgtcacTGCTATGTAACTACATAGTACAACGGAACAATTAGTGCACTCAATAATAATCCTTTAAACCAATGTAGAATATTTCCGtattttgttgttttaaattaaCTATTTTGGAACATATTATTTcgcaataacaatatatttaaattatatatttgtgaatttgtatgtatataataacctaataaaaatattatttcaaattaattattacatactttTGCTGTAtactttgcattaatatataattgtatatgtttcCCAAATTTAgcatatttcaatattagtaattggtataatattttactatattagaacaatagcgatattctatatatcatattatttataattatcagaacaaattataacataaattttattatatacttatattttttcaatttactatttataatatattcccaatttatatatacctcaaaatataaagtttaaaaattaatagtgattaatatgTTAGtataccttatgataaataaattaacgtATATAAtgcaacttctattaatacgaAAGAATGGTagctacaattaaaacttaaaaaatgttagaagcataataatatCTATAAACAACGTTATATTGTCGATATATATCAACCTATACTTTATCactatctattatatattagtgatatgtttaattaatcttA comes from the Plasmodium yoelii strain 17X genome assembly, chromosome: 6 genome and includes:
- a CDS encoding PIR protein translates to MNKEVCKKFQELRDLLPDYLNAKFSYEFTNGKAFEEYCTGYKCDDDTGKINAGCLYLFDAFFKNSANFVSVAKSNINIVEYIMIWLSYMLNFIRTDENESIYPFYNYIICSDEKYNDKINDVNAYENYKDLIDKKENLMSISIIDMSNFYDAFILLCDMYIEHEKNPSCDNYLNNAKKFVEMYDELNEDYYNGEGSPYNQLLSTLSDDYCNLKKKYNSLGCNNSPSLPTYSRKFVIKRTLIPIAFMIVALSIFLGIEYKYSSLGFRKRSQKQCLREKIKNIMKKMIH